Proteins encoded in a region of the Marinococcus sp. PL1-022 genome:
- a CDS encoding thermonuclease family protein, whose protein sequence is MKKPVRLLCSALALTLLLTACSEEPGGDAAEEQTSDQASQEESSTDSEEQTEEHNEDVENGEASGSDSDETTEEDKQEDTSNEENASEAEEASTENTSSDSGSTNEDTAADDTNATVTNVVDGDTIDVDYKGGEERIRLILVDTPETKHPQMGVQPFGPEATDFTTSELAGEDVRLELGVEERDYYGRLLAYVFVDGENFNQQLIEEGLARVAVYPPNTEYLDEFEAAEEEARSAGIGIWSREDYVTDDGYVEQDEEPEESSGDSGSSEDTDSSGSEGSSDDVYYENCDAAREAGADPVREGDPGYGGHLDRDGDGVGCET, encoded by the coding sequence TTGAAAAAACCAGTCAGGCTTTTGTGCTCCGCCCTGGCACTCACGCTCCTTCTTACTGCATGCAGTGAAGAACCCGGCGGCGACGCTGCGGAGGAGCAGACGAGCGACCAGGCATCACAAGAGGAAAGCTCTACGGACTCGGAGGAGCAGACAGAAGAACATAACGAAGATGTTGAAAACGGGGAAGCTTCCGGCAGTGACAGCGATGAAACAACGGAGGAAGACAAGCAGGAGGACACTTCAAATGAGGAAAATGCCAGTGAAGCTGAAGAAGCCTCCACTGAAAATACATCCTCCGACAGCGGCAGTACGAATGAAGATACAGCCGCTGACGACACCAACGCGACCGTCACCAACGTCGTCGACGGCGATACCATTGATGTAGACTACAAGGGCGGCGAGGAGCGCATCCGTCTCATTCTTGTCGACACTCCGGAGACTAAGCACCCGCAGATGGGCGTGCAGCCGTTCGGCCCGGAGGCGACCGATTTTACGACAAGCGAGCTGGCCGGTGAAGACGTGCGGCTCGAGCTCGGCGTCGAGGAACGCGACTACTACGGACGGCTGCTTGCCTACGTGTTCGTAGACGGGGAAAACTTCAATCAGCAGCTGATTGAGGAAGGGCTCGCCCGGGTCGCTGTCTATCCGCCGAACACGGAGTACCTCGACGAATTTGAAGCCGCGGAGGAAGAAGCCCGGTCGGCCGGCATCGGCATCTGGTCGCGCGAGGATTATGTGACCGACGACGGCTACGTGGAGCAGGATGAGGAACCGGAGGAATCCTCCGGGGATTCCGGTTCTTCGGAAGACACTGACTCCTCCGGCAGCGAAGGCTCCTCTGACGACGTGTATTATGAAAACTGCGACGCTGCCCGTGAAGCCGGAGCTGATCCGGTCCGCGAAGGGGACCCGGGCTACGGCGGTCACCTGGATCGTGACGGCGACGGTGTCGGCTGTGAAACGTAA
- a CDS encoding universal stress protein, with protein MYKTILAAVDRSEEAKRAARTAVLLAGRFEASLVFAHVVNERDFSAFQYYVPSAWEETKKTNEAMLQQFTAEAESVGVTKVETVLRSGAPKSTVPRELAPEFGADLIVTGASGMGTVEKLVMGSVSSGILRKAREDVLIVRKESAGGYKRVLIAVDGSEEAGLAFEKGIQLSLQTGADLFIVHVFNSHLLYSTSLNAYILKTIEDDDRKMLEDYKAEAERLGVTNVTTSLLYGAAKLIIPQEYAIQHEIDLIVSGASGMNRTERLLLGSVAEGIAHRAICDVLVVRQPLEHREQ; from the coding sequence ATGTATAAAACCATTCTTGCTGCAGTGGACCGGTCCGAGGAAGCAAAGCGGGCAGCCCGGACGGCTGTATTGCTTGCCGGCCGTTTTGAGGCATCGCTTGTGTTTGCCCATGTAGTCAATGAACGGGATTTCAGCGCGTTTCAGTATTACGTTCCGTCCGCCTGGGAGGAAACGAAGAAAACGAACGAAGCAATGCTGCAGCAGTTTACCGCCGAAGCCGAAAGCGTGGGTGTGACGAAGGTGGAGACGGTGCTTCGCTCCGGCGCTCCCAAGTCGACGGTGCCAAGAGAGCTCGCCCCTGAATTCGGTGCTGATCTGATCGTAACCGGGGCCTCCGGCATGGGCACGGTGGAAAAGCTGGTGATGGGAAGTGTGTCGAGCGGCATTCTCCGCAAAGCCAGGGAGGACGTGCTCATCGTCCGGAAGGAAAGCGCGGGCGGATATAAAAGGGTTCTGATAGCCGTGGACGGATCCGAGGAAGCGGGCCTGGCGTTTGAAAAGGGCATCCAGCTCTCGCTGCAGACAGGGGCGGACCTGTTTATCGTGCACGTGTTTAACTCGCACCTGCTGTATTCCACGTCCCTGAACGCCTATATTCTGAAGACCATCGAGGACGATGACCGGAAAATGCTGGAGGATTATAAAGCCGAAGCGGAGCGTCTCGGTGTTACAAATGTAACGACGTCGCTTCTCTACGGGGCGGCCAAGCTGATTATTCCACAGGAATATGCCATCCAGCATGAAATTGACCTGATCGTAAGCGGCGCGTCCGGCATGAACAGGACGGAGCGGCTGCTGCTTGGAAGCGTGGCTGAAGGAATCGCACACCGGGCGATCTGTGACGTGCTGGTGGTGCGCCAGCCGCTCGAGCATAGAGAGCAGTAG
- a CDS encoding response regulator transcription factor: MTSIVLISRRPIYRKALRALLDEAPDCTVVKETADWPSAEAFPAGDPRVVCVVDAGTLSPVSAIANRPLLPAVFLVSGEETPAFLQQLYERASTGCLLHTDSLDELYEAIRAAARRTRYASASFRALIEARGMPPATRPPRRLSPREWEVLYYITLGYANKEIADTLVISVKTVEAHRTNLMEKLAMKTRRELVEYAYQTGLIHSSK; encoded by the coding sequence ATGACTTCGATCGTTTTAATAAGCAGACGTCCGATTTACCGCAAAGCGCTGCGAGCACTGCTCGACGAAGCTCCGGACTGTACCGTCGTCAAAGAAACAGCTGACTGGCCGTCGGCAGAGGCTTTCCCGGCCGGGGACCCGAGGGTTGTCTGTGTCGTTGATGCCGGCACGCTGTCCCCGGTTTCGGCGATCGCAAACCGTCCCCTGCTCCCAGCTGTATTTTTAGTCTCCGGGGAGGAAACGCCCGCTTTTCTGCAGCAGCTATACGAACGAGCGTCCACCGGCTGCCTGCTGCACACCGATTCCCTGGACGAGTTATACGAAGCTATCCGGGCTGCCGCCCGGCGTACCCGTTACGCCTCTGCTTCCTTTCGCGCCTTGATTGAGGCCCGGGGCATGCCTCCTGCCACCCGACCTCCGAGGCGGCTGTCTCCGCGGGAGTGGGAGGTGCTTTACTATATCACCCTTGGCTACGCCAATAAAGAAATTGCCGATACGCTCGTGATCAGCGTCAAAACCGTGGAGGCCCACCGCACCAATCTCATGGAAAAGCTCGCGATGAAAACCCGGAGGGAGCTCGTGGAGTACGCCTATCAAACCGGGCTGATTCATTCCAGCAAATAG
- a CDS encoding Crp/Fnr family transcriptional regulator: MSRPLQSLPVHEKPGGSFASMLSPEEFDRFQARTQPAHKRAGTYLYLEGDPSDYFYFLYNGTVKIQKSTSDGKELTITLLGSGDLAGEYGDLNAVRHDFSAKVATDSLVGVIKKTQIEALITESGTFSLKMMQWMGSNTLKEQSKFRDLLLYGKNGALASTLIRLSTTYGAGTENGTVLQLKLTNAELGEYIGLSREGVNRCLNEWKKAGVLSYENGRIVIHDMLYLRRLCNCPLHNLCSSEICRL; encoded by the coding sequence ATGAGCAGGCCCCTTCAGAGTCTTCCAGTGCACGAGAAGCCGGGCGGATCCTTTGCGAGTATGCTCTCACCTGAAGAATTTGACCGTTTCCAGGCGCGCACGCAGCCGGCGCATAAACGGGCCGGCACGTACCTGTATTTAGAAGGAGACCCTTCTGATTATTTCTATTTTCTCTACAACGGAACCGTGAAAATCCAAAAAAGCACGAGCGACGGCAAGGAGCTGACGATCACGCTGCTTGGAAGCGGAGATCTGGCCGGTGAATACGGCGATCTGAATGCGGTGCGCCACGATTTTTCCGCGAAAGTCGCCACCGACAGCCTGGTCGGCGTGATCAAAAAAACACAAATCGAAGCGCTGATCACAGAATCCGGCACCTTTTCCCTGAAAATGATGCAGTGGATGGGCAGCAATACGTTAAAGGAACAGTCGAAATTCCGGGATCTGCTGCTGTACGGGAAAAACGGAGCCCTCGCATCCACGCTGATCCGGCTCAGCACCACGTACGGCGCCGGCACGGAAAATGGAACCGTGCTTCAGCTGAAGCTCACGAATGCCGAGCTTGGGGAATACATTGGCTTATCAAGAGAGGGCGTGAACCGCTGCCTGAATGAATGGAAAAAGGCCGGCGTGCTCTCCTATGAGAACGGACGTATCGTCATTCACGATATGCTTTACCTGCGCAGGCTGTGCAACTGCCCGCTGCACAATCTCTGCTCGAGCGAAATCTGCCGTCTGTAG
- a CDS encoding C40 family peptidase has product MAHTLGHQLITYGEDHLGTPYEFGGDGTDTFDCSGFVRYVLEYVTGEIIPRTAASQSETGTPIAEEDLRTGDLLFWKDTRSEDLNHNEVTHVGFYVDGQTFLGAQGSTGVAFADSTRDYWQARYVGARRVVDSTAGPLTNVGGKGDLLRVVASQVNYRSEPSWDSGAVAGKVTEGEVFTIERRVPMEERSDLFELISGTYITTHENYVEVLPQD; this is encoded by the coding sequence TTGGCACACACATTGGGGCATCAGCTGATTACGTACGGGGAGGATCATCTCGGCACGCCGTATGAATTCGGCGGCGACGGTACGGACACCTTTGACTGCAGCGGCTTTGTCCGCTATGTGCTCGAGTACGTGACCGGCGAGATTATCCCGCGGACCGCAGCGAGCCAGTCGGAGACGGGTACGCCCATTGCGGAGGAAGATCTGCGGACCGGCGATCTGCTGTTCTGGAAGGACACCCGCTCGGAGGATCTGAACCATAACGAAGTGACCCATGTCGGCTTTTACGTGGACGGCCAGACGTTTTTAGGCGCGCAGGGCTCCACCGGGGTGGCATTCGCCGATTCGACGCGCGACTACTGGCAGGCCCGCTACGTCGGGGCACGGCGCGTCGTTGACAGCACAGCGGGCCCGCTCACCAACGTCGGCGGAAAGGGAGACCTGCTCCGGGTTGTCGCGAGCCAGGTGAATTACCGCAGCGAACCGTCCTGGGACAGCGGAGCCGTAGCGGGGAAAGTCACTGAGGGAGAGGTGTTTACGATCGAGCGCCGCGTGCCGATGGAGGAACGCTCGGATCTGTTTGAACTCATCTCGGGCACGTATATTACGACGCATGAAAACTATGTGGAGGTGCTGCCTCAGGATTAA
- a CDS encoding universal stress protein gives MTLHYERILVALDGSDEAEYALQKGIETALTYKSALAFCYIIDYHNIRELRRESPDLLSASERIGTDILNRAKQSAEDQGVKQVLTFLKEGPPKAIIPGEIAHEFGADLILSGGSGAGTFEKRIFGSVAASIVRHASCDVWIVKNEEPPAPYRSVLIAVDGSEVSTSALYAGLDIAKREKSRVQVVYVLNTPFISSAEYHTEEIIQMYRDRGRELLEEYRTLSAGADIAAIDFSVEYGAPKVVIPTEAANKFDADLIVAGSSGMGRAERLFLGSVSEGIVRRASCDVLIIRNDYLPK, from the coding sequence ATGACGCTGCACTATGAACGTATTCTCGTCGCTCTCGACGGGTCGGATGAAGCGGAATACGCTCTTCAAAAAGGCATCGAAACCGCCCTCACCTACAAAAGCGCACTCGCGTTCTGCTACATTATCGACTATCACAACATCCGCGAGCTCCGCCGGGAGTCGCCGGATCTGTTAAGCGCATCGGAGCGTATCGGCACCGACATTTTAAACCGGGCCAAACAAAGCGCCGAGGACCAGGGCGTAAAACAGGTGCTGACGTTTTTAAAGGAAGGCCCTCCCAAAGCGATAATTCCCGGCGAAATTGCCCATGAGTTCGGAGCCGACCTGATTCTCTCCGGCGGCTCCGGGGCCGGCACGTTTGAAAAAAGGATTTTTGGAAGCGTGGCTGCAAGCATCGTCCGCCATGCCTCCTGCGACGTCTGGATTGTCAAAAACGAAGAGCCGCCAGCGCCGTACCGCTCTGTGCTGATCGCTGTCGACGGCTCCGAGGTGTCCACGAGCGCTTTATATGCCGGGCTCGACATTGCCAAACGGGAGAAAAGCCGGGTGCAGGTCGTGTACGTGCTGAATACGCCGTTTATTTCCTCGGCCGAATACCATACCGAGGAAATTATTCAGATGTACCGGGACCGCGGCAGGGAGCTGCTCGAGGAATACCGCACGCTGAGCGCCGGGGCAGACATTGCCGCCATTGATTTTTCCGTCGAATACGGAGCGCCGAAGGTAGTGATTCCGACCGAGGCAGCCAACAAATTTGACGCGGATCTGATTGTTGCCGGCTCCTCCGGGATGGGACGCGCCGAGCGCCTGTTTCTCGGCAGCGTCTCGGAGGGCATCGTCCGCCGTGCCTCCTGCGATGTGCTGATTATCCGAAACGACTATCTGCCGAAATAG
- a CDS encoding universal stress protein, with the protein MHTMNVILVAVDGSEEADYAFETTLPIAKAQGSQLVITQVINRNAYRPMSNYDSTVISNVEDDARQLLDKYKKQAEEFGLTDVVADIEYGSPKTAIPHDLVPKYHVDLIVTGATGLNAVEKMFLGSVSEHITKNAHCSVMVVRL; encoded by the coding sequence ATGCATACGATGAACGTTATTTTGGTTGCTGTAGATGGTTCCGAGGAAGCAGATTATGCGTTTGAAACTACTCTTCCGATTGCTAAGGCCCAGGGGTCCCAGCTTGTGATCACTCAGGTGATCAACCGCAATGCCTACCGGCCGATGAGCAATTACGACTCCACCGTTATCAGTAACGTAGAGGATGACGCACGCCAGCTGCTCGACAAATACAAAAAGCAGGCAGAAGAGTTTGGCCTCACGGATGTGGTGGCTGATATTGAATACGGTTCGCCGAAAACAGCTATTCCACACGATCTTGTGCCAAAATATCATGTCGATCTAATTGTCACAGGAGCGACTGGTTTAAACGCCGTCGAGAAGATGTTTCTTGGCAGCGTCTCCGAGCACATTACAAAAAATGCCCACTGCAGTGTGATGGTCGTACGGCTATAG
- a CDS encoding AAA family ATPase — MSKPYLIIVTGRPGAGKTTFSRKLGNEIFMPVISRDRIKEGYVHTFGKSHNELPPEVNITATEIFFDTLMGLISNNVSVIAEAAFQHHIWSTMLERFMDKAQIHLLICQTDEQTALDRYVRRGLDNPLREYFHGDKGMDMARKGMDLSATPYEEPRIDVSTFHIDTSGEYAPSIKELSREIFGK; from the coding sequence ATGTCCAAGCCGTATTTAATCATTGTCACCGGCCGGCCAGGTGCAGGAAAAACCACATTCTCCAGGAAGCTTGGAAATGAAATCTTTATGCCAGTAATCAGCCGGGACCGGATTAAGGAAGGATATGTGCACACGTTCGGCAAAAGCCATAATGAGCTGCCTCCGGAGGTCAATATAACAGCCACGGAAATCTTCTTTGATACGCTCATGGGGCTGATATCCAATAATGTGTCCGTGATTGCCGAAGCAGCGTTCCAGCACCACATTTGGTCAACCATGCTTGAACGGTTCATGGATAAGGCGCAGATCCATCTCCTCATCTGCCAGACTGATGAACAGACAGCGCTGGACAGATACGTCCGCCGCGGGCTCGATAACCCGCTCCGGGAGTACTTCCATGGTGATAAGGGAATGGACATGGCCAGAAAGGGAATGGATCTTAGCGCAACCCCCTACGAGGAACCCCGGATCGATGTTTCTACCTTTCATATTGACACCTCAGGGGAATACGCCCCCTCCATCAAGGAGCTGAGCAGGGAGATTTTTGGAAAATAG